In one Sphingobacterium daejeonense genomic region, the following are encoded:
- a CDS encoding shikimate dehydrogenase family protein produces MKQLGLIGYPLGHSFSKKYYQEKFKNEGIDHIDYDLYPISSITDFPSLYLNNSDFYGVNVTIPYKKDVMAYLNELSEEAEEIGAVNCIQIKHIDQGVYLKGFNTDAYGFEMSLRPLLKPHHQKALVFGNGGATKAVVYSLNRLGIAYQIVSRTKTSDNLSYSDLSPEIIKDHLLLINCTPLGTFPNIEEHPDLPYEAIGADHLLYDLIYNPEETSFLKKGKEKGAMIKNGYEMLVLQAEKNWEIWNQ; encoded by the coding sequence ATGAAGCAATTAGGATTGATTGGCTATCCATTGGGCCACTCCTTCTCAAAAAAATATTATCAAGAGAAATTCAAGAACGAGGGTATAGACCATATTGATTATGATCTATACCCTATTTCTTCAATTACTGACTTCCCATCCCTGTATTTGAACAATTCGGATTTTTATGGTGTCAATGTGACTATTCCTTATAAAAAGGATGTCATGGCCTATTTAAATGAACTTTCAGAGGAAGCAGAGGAAATTGGGGCAGTAAATTGTATACAGATCAAGCATATTGATCAGGGAGTGTATCTGAAGGGCTTCAACACCGATGCTTATGGCTTTGAGATGTCCCTACGTCCACTGTTAAAACCACATCATCAGAAAGCGTTGGTTTTTGGAAACGGCGGGGCTACTAAAGCTGTTGTTTATTCCCTGAACCGCTTAGGGATAGCTTATCAAATCGTGAGCCGTACCAAAACTTCCGACAATCTTTCCTATTCAGATCTGAGTCCTGAAATTATCAAGGATCATTTGTTGTTGATCAACTGCACTCCTTTAGGTACATTTCCAAATATTGAAGAGCATCCTGACCTACCCTATGAAGCTATAGGTGCTGACCACCTTTTATATGATCTGATCTATAACCCTGAAGAGACCAGCTTTTTGAAAAAAGGAAAAGAAAAAGGTGCCATGATCAAAAATGGTTATGAGATGTTGGTCCTGCAGGCTGAAAAAAACTGGGAGATCTGGAATCAATAG
- a CDS encoding OmpA family protein, with product MNYSTIKKTAVAASLVAALGFAETAQAQTPTVFGGRSQYRTWSIGVQGGITTPNTILGGQNGFGQKVGYFQNKVGEYYGLTIRKQFSHLFGLELEGNRGRIKTYNHDLVTAPETANGARSAETSVNWAASLNGVFQLGTIDFMRRENAVNFYAKVGLGVMAHNPVQFANNDFTGNEVYNNAGNWGEEIFGDREKTGDKDNRLTGFIPVGVGVKFKLSEVVALNLGYTMNFTDDNLLYGPVRYDGKQKFSNVYGGLEFTLGSRDKESLTFTNPVATLYDELKDPSLRNEVEALKQRVSTLEGTVDQLSKDSDGDGVSDKFDKCPGTPAGTVVDGSGCPIKFPEAQQLTEGSAGYFAPIQFEFDSSVLKTESYSTLDKLAKELKDNNATVTLDGYASAEGTEAYNMNLSTDRANAVKQYLVNAGVSASSITATGYGEANPVASNDTEEGRVQNRRVEIKK from the coding sequence ATGAACTATTCTACAATTAAAAAAACAGCTGTTGCAGCTTCATTAGTAGCCGCTTTAGGTTTCGCAGAAACTGCACAAGCACAAACCCCAACTGTATTTGGTGGTAGATCACAATACAGAACTTGGTCAATCGGTGTTCAAGGTGGTATTACTACTCCTAACACTATCTTAGGTGGCCAAAACGGTTTCGGTCAAAAAGTTGGTTATTTCCAAAACAAAGTAGGTGAGTATTATGGATTAACTATCCGTAAACAATTCTCTCACTTATTCGGTTTAGAATTGGAAGGTAACCGTGGTCGTATCAAAACTTACAACCATGACTTAGTAACTGCTCCTGAGACTGCAAACGGTGCAAGATCTGCTGAGACTTCAGTTAACTGGGCAGCTAGCTTAAATGGTGTATTCCAATTGGGTACTATCGACTTCATGAGAAGAGAAAACGCTGTTAACTTCTACGCTAAAGTTGGTTTAGGTGTTATGGCTCACAACCCAGTACAATTCGCTAACAACGATTTCACTGGTAACGAAGTTTACAACAATGCAGGTAACTGGGGAGAAGAAATCTTCGGTGACCGTGAAAAAACTGGTGACAAAGACAACCGTTTAACAGGATTTATCCCAGTTGGTGTTGGTGTTAAATTCAAATTATCAGAAGTTGTTGCCTTGAACTTAGGTTACACAATGAACTTCACTGATGACAACTTGTTATACGGACCAGTTCGTTACGACGGAAAACAAAAATTCTCTAACGTATACGGTGGTTTAGAGTTCACTTTAGGTTCACGTGATAAAGAAAGCTTAACATTCACTAACCCAGTTGCTACATTATATGATGAGTTGAAAGACCCTTCATTACGTAACGAGGTTGAAGCATTGAAACAACGCGTATCTACATTAGAAGGTACTGTTGATCAATTAAGCAAAGATTCAGACGGTGACGGTGTATCTGATAAATTCGATAAATGTCCAGGTACTCCTGCTGGTACAGTAGTTGATGGTTCTGGATGTCCTATCAAATTCCCAGAAGCTCAGCAATTGACTGAAGGTTCTGCAGGATACTTCGCTCCAATTCAATTCGAATTCGATAGCTCAGTATTGAAAACTGAATCTTACTCTACTTTAGACAAATTGGCTAAAGAATTGAAAGACAACAACGCTACAGTTACTTTAGATGGTTATGCATCTGCTGAAGGTACTGAAGCTTACAACATGAACTTGTCAACTGACCGTGCTAACGCAGTAAAACAATACCTAGTTAACGCTGGTGTATCTGCATCAAGCATCACAGCTACAGGTTACGGTGAAGCTAACCCAGTTGCTTCTAACGACACTGAAGAAGGTCGCGTTCAAAACCGTCGTGTTGAGATCAAAAAATAA
- a CDS encoding MBL fold metallo-hydrolase: MLHIKTFVFNPYQENTYLIYDDAKNCIVIDPGMHNYQEENQLKDYIDSNGLKPVHLINTHGHIDHVLGNKFVAENLWVDPTIS; this comes from the coding sequence ATGCTACATATCAAGACATTTGTATTCAACCCTTATCAGGAAAACACCTATTTAATTTATGATGATGCAAAAAACTGTATTGTCATTGATCCTGGAATGCACAATTATCAAGAAGAGAATCAGCTAAAAGATTATATAGACTCGAATGGTCTCAAACCTGTTCATTTGATCAATACACATGGCCATATTGACCATGTTTTGGGGAATAAATTTGTTGCAGAAAACCTATGGGTTGACCCCACAATTTCATGA
- a CDS encoding MBL fold metallo-hydrolase gives MTPQFHEGELPLVIQVQNYAPQMGIRYEPSPIPETFLDESDIIQLGDEQLSFILAPGHSPAHLCIHSSKHNFLIGGDVLFKNSIGRTDLPGGNHQQLLNSIATKIYTLPEETVVYPGHGPSTTVGEEKRTNPFIRA, from the coding sequence TTGACCCCACAATTTCATGAAGGTGAATTGCCTTTGGTGATCCAGGTGCAGAATTATGCCCCCCAGATGGGCATACGATACGAGCCTTCACCGATTCCCGAGACTTTTTTGGACGAATCCGACATTATCCAACTTGGAGATGAGCAACTGTCCTTCATCTTGGCTCCGGGTCACTCCCCTGCTCACCTTTGTATTCACAGTTCAAAACACAACTTTTTGATTGGTGGTGATGTGCTTTTCAAGAACAGCATCGGTAGAACGGATCTTCCTGGCGGCAATCATCAGCAATTATTGAATAGCATTGCTACAAAGATCTACACATTGCCTGAAGAAACGGTTGTCTATCCGGGACATGGCCCTAGTACCACTGTTGGAGAAGAAAAAAGAACAAATCCATTTATACGAGCGTAA
- a CDS encoding outer membrane protein assembly factor BamD, translating into MFLKNHVFSLIVGLFLLLGLGSCKSKFEKLRASNNVQMKYQEAVKYYEKEKYSKALTLFQDLLAKYRGTADAEDLNYYTAFSAYRLKDYIAARFHFKNFADNYPNSPRAEECRFMSAYCYYLDSPRSNLDQDNTRKAIDQLQLFVNLYPESERAKEAGDLIQNLRDKLEKKAFDNAKLYYNMGLPDDYRAAVIALENVLKVYPDTRHAEDIEYLLVKSQYLFADNSYPHRQEERFNQMIDYYESFTEHYPESKYGNELNGLRSSADRKIATALKIMANDEKARKQREADLGISTPTGIPIEEKNNNNQQ; encoded by the coding sequence ATGTTTTTAAAGAATCATGTATTTAGCCTAATTGTCGGCTTGTTTCTTTTATTAGGCTTGGGTAGTTGCAAGAGTAAATTTGAAAAACTACGCGCAAGCAATAATGTACAAATGAAGTATCAGGAGGCTGTAAAGTACTACGAAAAGGAAAAGTACTCCAAGGCATTGACCTTATTTCAAGATTTATTAGCGAAGTATCGAGGCACCGCAGATGCGGAGGACCTCAATTATTATACTGCATTTTCGGCCTACAGGCTAAAGGATTATATTGCGGCGAGGTTTCACTTCAAGAACTTTGCGGACAATTATCCGAACAGTCCTAGAGCTGAGGAATGTAGATTTATGTCGGCATATTGCTATTATTTGGATTCACCGAGGTCTAATTTAGATCAGGACAATACGCGTAAGGCCATTGATCAGCTGCAATTGTTCGTGAATTTATATCCAGAATCGGAGCGTGCGAAGGAAGCTGGGGATTTGATCCAGAACCTGCGCGACAAATTGGAGAAAAAAGCATTTGACAATGCGAAGTTGTACTATAACATGGGCTTGCCTGATGATTATCGTGCGGCGGTAATTGCATTGGAGAATGTTTTGAAAGTATATCCAGATACAAGACATGCTGAAGACATTGAATATTTATTAGTGAAGTCGCAGTATTTATTTGCTGACAACTCCTACCCTCACCGTCAAGAAGAAAGGTTCAACCAGATGATTGACTATTATGAAAGTTTCACTGAACATTATCCGGAGAGTAAGTACGGCAATGAATTAAATGGTCTTCGCAGCAGTGCCGACCGTAAGATTGCCACAGCATTGAAGATTATGGCAAACGACGAGAAGGCAAGGAAACAGCGGGAAGCAGATTTGGGGATTTCAACTCCTACTGGTATTCCGATTGAAGAGAAAAACAATAACAATCAACAATAA
- a CDS encoding NifU family protein — protein sequence MTLLERVEQALDSIRPYLQTDGGNVSIEEITPDNVVKLRLLGTCANCSMSIMTFKAGLEQAIKKAVPEIVAVEAINLTDMNDPNAINPNQL from the coding sequence ATGACCTTATTAGAGAGAGTAGAGCAAGCATTGGATTCTATCAGACCTTATTTACAGACTGATGGTGGTAACGTTTCTATCGAAGAAATTACACCTGACAATGTTGTGAAACTTAGATTGTTGGGAACCTGTGCCAACTGCTCTATGAGCATTATGACTTTTAAGGCTGGGCTGGAACAAGCAATTAAAAAAGCTGTACCAGAGATCGTCGCAGTGGAAGCCATCAATCTAACAGATATGAATGATCCAAATGCGATCAACCCCAATCAATTGTAA
- a CDS encoding carboxypeptidase-like regulatory domain-containing protein: protein MKFLQKYIILAVLLTVALCTNAQDKKVVQVSGYIIAEGTEIAVPYVSIRNESYGNETFAANHEGFFSFVAHVGDEIVFSSIGYRSVRISIPNVDSDKFTTRIEMMPTIEELPVVTVGPPLPWASIEEFNMEFLALNIGGDDVMTAKRNLSPQALASLSKIVPRSAEEIQTFNTFQRHINMSNKAINQNMANPLLNPFAWGQLINQIKRGDFSRERLKY from the coding sequence ATGAAATTCCTACAAAAATATATCATTCTTGCTGTTCTATTGACAGTTGCCCTTTGCACGAATGCTCAGGACAAAAAAGTCGTGCAAGTTTCTGGGTATATTATCGCAGAAGGGACCGAAATAGCAGTGCCGTATGTGTCAATCAGGAATGAAAGCTATGGCAATGAAACCTTTGCCGCCAACCATGAAGGATTCTTCTCTTTTGTAGCCCATGTCGGCGATGAAATCGTATTTTCTTCTATCGGATATAGATCAGTGCGAATCAGCATTCCAAATGTAGACTCCGATAAATTTACAACCCGAATTGAAATGATGCCCACCATTGAGGAACTGCCAGTCGTAACAGTTGGGCCGCCATTGCCATGGGCAAGTATCGAAGAATTCAATATGGAGTTCCTTGCACTCAATATTGGTGGCGATGATGTCATGACCGCTAAAAGGAATTTGTCTCCCCAAGCATTGGCATCCCTTTCGAAGATCGTTCCTAGAAGCGCCGAAGAAATACAAACTTTCAATACCTTTCAGAGACATATCAATATGTCAAACAAAGCGATCAACCAAAATATGGCAAATCCACTGTTAAATCCTTTTGCATGGGGACAATTGATCAATCAGATCAAAAGGGGAGATTTCAGTAGAGAACGGTTAAAGTATTAA
- the coaBC gene encoding bifunctional phosphopantothenoylcysteine decarboxylase/phosphopantothenate--cysteine ligase CoaBC, whose translation MVSSFSESAPLQGKKALVSAGPTYEAIDPVRFIGNHSSGKMGYAIAKQLQHLGAKVTLVSGPTSLETPAGIERINVQSAEQMLAACSKYFEDSDITVMSAAVADYTPIEVANQKIKKKAEDFSIALKKTTDILATLGKVKKDHQTLVGFALETNNELDNAIDKLKRKNLDFIVLNSMQDKGAGFAHDTNKVTVINKNAEVLSFDLKSKDEVARDICELIIKEQNK comes from the coding sequence ATCGTTTCATCATTTTCTGAGAGTGCTCCCCTTCAAGGGAAGAAAGCCTTGGTATCTGCAGGACCGACTTATGAGGCAATAGACCCTGTTCGGTTTATTGGCAACCATTCGAGCGGAAAAATGGGCTATGCCATTGCAAAACAGCTTCAGCATTTGGGCGCAAAGGTGACTTTGGTAAGCGGACCAACATCATTGGAAACCCCAGCTGGAATAGAGCGTATCAACGTGCAGTCAGCAGAACAGATGCTTGCCGCCTGCAGCAAATACTTTGAAGATTCTGACATCACGGTCATGAGCGCTGCAGTAGCGGATTATACTCCGATTGAGGTGGCCAACCAGAAGATCAAGAAAAAGGCTGAAGATTTCAGCATTGCGCTCAAGAAAACCACAGATATCCTTGCAACATTGGGGAAAGTCAAAAAAGACCATCAGACTTTAGTGGGATTTGCATTGGAAACCAACAATGAGCTGGATAATGCCATAGATAAACTGAAAAGGAAAAACCTTGATTTTATCGTGCTAAATTCGATGCAAGATAAGGGCGCCGGCTTTGCTCATGATACCAATAAGGTAACTGTCATCAATAAGAATGCTGAGGTCCTTTCATTCGACCTTAAATCAAAAGACGAAGTTGCAAGAGACATCTGTGAATTAATTATAAAAGAGCAAAACAAGTAA
- a CDS encoding tetratricopeptide repeat protein: MEEDFEFGSPEEQKISVDRYEEMLRNEDQYFFDAKAFESIIDYYISKNDPIKGLQVIEFASAQHPFETMFLIKKAQLLASTLQYEPALDALNKAELLEPSEGDIYLIKGTILSSLQEHALAEENFFKALELSDAKDEVYYQIAGLYQMQGSYQKAITYLKKCLKVNMDNQEALYEIAFCYDVLEQQQESIQFYLQYIDTDPYSYAAWYNLGNAYHKLGDFNAAIDAYDYAILINESFSSAYFNKGNALVNLDRYAEAIDVYKQTFEHETPNADTYCAIGECYEKLELMDQARQFYKKAVKLDSNQSDAWFGIGVTLDFEERYFESLHFYKKALEIDDENPDYWFAIADARYKLKQFEQSIEAYSKVVELNPTDAEAWLDYSSLLFEQSRLDEAIEVISEAIKCNLDEATLYYRMVAYMFAAGKYTEALSFLELALNVEPEKHYILFEYLPQLQGNQIIVDIIKKYTEGR; this comes from the coding sequence ATGGAAGAAGATTTTGAATTTGGGTCCCCTGAAGAACAAAAGATATCAGTGGATCGCTATGAGGAAATGCTTCGGAATGAAGATCAATACTTTTTTGATGCAAAAGCCTTTGAAAGCATAATAGACTATTATATTTCTAAGAACGATCCAATCAAAGGTCTACAGGTTATAGAATTTGCGTCTGCACAGCACCCTTTCGAGACCATGTTCTTGATCAAGAAGGCACAATTGCTGGCAAGCACGCTTCAATATGAACCTGCACTTGACGCTCTGAACAAAGCAGAACTACTGGAACCATCGGAAGGAGATATTTACCTGATCAAAGGTACCATTCTCTCTTCCCTACAGGAACATGCCCTTGCTGAGGAGAATTTCTTCAAAGCATTGGAGCTCAGTGATGCCAAGGATGAGGTCTATTACCAAATCGCTGGACTTTACCAGATGCAAGGGTCATATCAAAAGGCTATTACCTATCTCAAGAAATGCCTGAAGGTCAACATGGACAACCAGGAGGCTCTTTATGAGATAGCTTTTTGCTATGATGTCCTGGAACAGCAGCAAGAAAGTATTCAGTTTTACTTACAATATATCGATACGGACCCTTATTCTTATGCCGCATGGTATAATTTAGGGAATGCTTACCATAAATTGGGTGATTTCAACGCGGCGATCGATGCATATGACTATGCTATTTTGATCAATGAGAGTTTTTCATCCGCCTATTTTAACAAGGGCAATGCTTTGGTAAACTTGGATCGATATGCTGAGGCCATCGATGTTTATAAACAGACATTCGAGCATGAAACTCCAAATGCCGACACCTATTGTGCGATTGGAGAATGCTATGAGAAGTTGGAGCTGATGGACCAGGCAAGACAATTTTACAAAAAAGCGGTAAAACTGGACAGCAACCAAAGTGATGCCTGGTTTGGGATTGGCGTAACCTTGGATTTCGAGGAACGTTATTTTGAATCCTTGCATTTCTATAAAAAAGCATTGGAAATAGACGATGAGAATCCGGACTATTGGTTTGCCATTGCAGATGCTCGTTATAAGCTGAAGCAGTTTGAACAATCCATCGAGGCCTATTCTAAAGTTGTGGAATTAAATCCTACGGATGCGGAAGCATGGTTGGACTATTCATCGCTATTGTTTGAACAGAGCAGGTTGGATGAAGCCATTGAAGTGATTTCAGAAGCTATTAAATGTAATCTTGATGAGGCAACCCTTTATTATAGGATGGTTGCTTACATGTTTGCAGCAGGGAAATACACAGAAGCTTTGAGTTTCTTGGAGTTGGCTCTGAATGTTGAACCAGAGAAGCATTATATATTATTTGAATATTTACCTCAGCTACAGGGAAATCAAATAATCGTAGATATTATCAAGAAATATACAGAAGGAAGATGA
- a CDS encoding flavoprotein, whose amino-acid sequence MSLRDKHIVIGISGSIAAYKIATLVRLLRKSGATVQVIMTSEATQFITPLTLSTLSNNPVFVDYYDQKTGEWNNHVHIAESADLILIAPATANTLAKSAQGICDNLLQAVYLSAKSKVFFAPAMDLDMWKHPSVVHNLKLLKEYGNIIIPPGKGELASGLFGEGRLAEPEENIRFYRFIIF is encoded by the coding sequence ATGTCTTTAAGGGACAAACATATTGTAATTGGTATAAGCGGCAGTATCGCCGCTTATAAGATTGCAACATTGGTAAGATTACTAAGGAAATCGGGCGCCACTGTTCAGGTTATCATGACCTCAGAGGCTACCCAGTTCATTACTCCCCTTACTCTTTCCACCCTTTCGAACAACCCCGTTTTTGTAGATTATTATGATCAGAAAACAGGGGAATGGAACAACCATGTCCATATTGCAGAATCAGCAGACCTTATTCTGATTGCACCGGCTACGGCGAATACCCTTGCCAAGAGCGCACAGGGGATCTGTGACAATTTATTGCAGGCAGTTTATCTTTCTGCCAAGAGCAAAGTTTTTTTTGCTCCAGCTATGGATCTGGACATGTGGAAGCACCCTTCGGTTGTTCATAACCTCAAGCTCCTCAAGGAATATGGCAATATCATTATCCCTCCGGGTAAAGGAGAACTTGCCAGCGGTCTATTTGGCGAAGGCCGTTTAGCGGAGCCTGAGGAAAATATTCGATTTTATCGTTTCATCATTTTCTGA
- a CDS encoding ABC transporter permease → MKLPLFFAKRYLFSKKSVNAINIISSISMIGVLVSTMALVIVLSFYNGLENFILSQYSTFSPEFRIEPSSGKVFSTQSESFKKIRSLPEISSYSEVLEDKILAEHNQQQFIGRLKGVEPKSLHHVANEQMLLEGNLEVEIDSTAYAILGTTVQANLQVPLQGNDNQILLHIPDKKASPNNINPLEDIRSRVIRPSAILGYQPGFEDLIIVPIDFAKDLLNEHDNISAIELYGQNNNSSALQKEIQDLLGSDYIVKNREQQNPTLYKTVRSEKWIVFFIVTIIGIIAIFNIIGSLTMLVIDKKQDMVVLNSLGANNNLIQNIFFYQGILIALIGSVIGAFLGLVFCLLQEQFGFVTTSEGSLFDAYPVDIRYMDLVLIFVTVMVVSTLVSYMASRLNIRGINRRGALESN, encoded by the coding sequence ATGAAGCTCCCTTTATTTTTTGCGAAGCGATATCTCTTTTCGAAGAAGTCCGTCAATGCTATCAATATTATCTCATCGATCAGTATGATTGGAGTCTTGGTGAGCACGATGGCCTTGGTCATTGTACTTTCTTTTTACAATGGCTTGGAGAATTTTATCCTTTCGCAATACAGCACCTTTTCTCCAGAATTCCGGATCGAGCCGTCATCTGGCAAGGTGTTTTCTACACAGAGCGAATCTTTCAAAAAGATTAGATCATTACCGGAGATTTCATCTTACAGTGAAGTCCTTGAGGACAAGATATTGGCGGAGCACAACCAGCAACAGTTTATCGGTCGATTAAAAGGTGTAGAGCCCAAGAGCCTGCACCATGTAGCAAATGAACAGATGTTACTGGAAGGGAATTTGGAAGTAGAAATTGACAGTACAGCTTATGCTATTCTAGGGACTACGGTCCAAGCTAACCTGCAGGTACCCCTTCAGGGCAACGACAACCAAATCTTGCTTCATATACCTGACAAGAAAGCTTCTCCAAACAATATCAATCCGCTTGAGGATATTCGGTCACGTGTAATCCGGCCTAGTGCTATTCTAGGTTACCAACCGGGCTTTGAAGACCTGATCATTGTACCGATTGATTTCGCCAAGGATTTACTCAATGAACATGACAATATCTCTGCGATTGAGCTATATGGTCAGAACAACAATTCTTCTGCTCTACAAAAAGAAATACAGGATCTATTGGGCTCTGATTACATCGTCAAGAACCGGGAGCAGCAAAATCCTACTCTTTATAAAACCGTGAGGTCAGAGAAATGGATAGTATTCTTTATCGTAACGATTATAGGAATTATCGCCATCTTCAATATTATCGGTTCCTTGACGATGCTTGTTATTGATAAAAAGCAGGATATGGTGGTATTGAACAGTTTAGGAGCGAACAACAACCTTATCCAGAATATCTTTTTTTATCAGGGAATCTTGATTGCGCTTATTGGTTCGGTCATCGGTGCGTTTTTGGGTTTGGTATTCTGCTTGCTGCAGGAACAATTCGGATTTGTAACGACTAGCGAAGGGTCTTTATTTGATGCTTATCCTGTTGATATCAGGTATATGGATTTGGTATTGATTTTTGTGACGGTTATGGTCGTATCGACATTGGTATCATATATGGCTTCCAGGCTTAATATCCGTGGAATAAATAGGCGTGGTGCTTTGGAGTCGAATTAA
- a CDS encoding DNA-directed RNA polymerase subunit omega, translated as MSQNKNTVPNTTVTRDLRELDKSTENLYESIVVISKRANQIAVDMKEELNSKLSEFASSNDNLEEVFENREQIEISKHYERMPKPTLVAIDEFLHDKVYFRNPSKEQE; from the coding sequence ATGAGTCAGAATAAAAATACCGTTCCAAACACGACAGTAACTCGCGATTTAAGGGAGTTGGACAAAAGCACAGAAAACTTGTATGAGTCGATCGTAGTGATCAGCAAGCGTGCAAACCAAATTGCTGTTGACATGAAGGAAGAATTGAACTCCAAGTTGTCGGAATTTGCTAGCAGCAATGATAACTTAGAGGAAGTGTTTGAAAACCGTGAGCAGATTGAGATCTCAAAGCACTACGAGAGGATGCCAAAACCGACATTAGTTGCTATTGATGAATTCTTGCACGACAAAGTTTACTTTAGGAACCCTTCTAAAGAACAAGAGTAA